In one Lolium rigidum isolate FL_2022 chromosome 3, APGP_CSIRO_Lrig_0.1, whole genome shotgun sequence genomic region, the following are encoded:
- the LOC124700000 gene encoding ankyrin repeat and SOCS box protein 14-like, giving the protein MAFFDAASEGDLPRLRELASGRDAEGKAWLADVCLAGGGPFQTAARLGKLDAVKCMVEELGFDVDAGSQDGITALVAATMDERTEVMRYLLDHGADPNKQYSAGFAALHCAATKGRAEAAQLLLSSGASVDIASCDGTPLHFAAARGKIGVMKVLLEHHADPNKVSEIGGTPLSETLCATDKGLPESISLKCVKLLVEAGADVNPTKTATPLVIAATYGLTDCVKYLLKAGADPNIPRSCCGTKPIQLAAISGSRKLVELLFPLTSPIRSLPNWTVEDIMAHTDSKPLKPTVKPVKNTKLQLKKYGEEAVKRKDYHGASMFYTEAIELDPSDATLYSNRSLCHLEMSKAEKALHDANTCIRLRPEWIKGYYRKGAALMLLKDYKKACDAFMAGLQLDPGSAEMEKAFRGAVEAMKADHFARKGFKPSG; this is encoded by the exons ATGGCCTTCTTCGACGCGGCCTCCGAGGGCGACCTTCCCCGCCTCAGAG AGTTGGCCAGCGGCAGGGACGCGGAGGGGAAGGCGTGGCTTGCCGATGTGTGTCTCGCAGGTGGGGGCCCGTTTCAGACGGCGGCGCGCTTGGGGAAGCTGGATGCTGTCAAATGCATGGTGGAGGAGCTAGGCTTCGACGTCGATGCTGGTAGCCAAGACG GTATAACTGCTTTGGTTGCTGCTACAATGGATGAAAGGACGGAAGTTATGAGGTATCTTCTCGACCATGGGGCTGATCCGAATAAGCAATACAGTGCAGGCTTCGCTGCTCTTCACTGTGCTGCAACAAAAG GACGCGCTGAAGCAGCCCAACTTTTGCTATCATCTGGAGCTAGTGTTGATATAGCTTCTTGTGATGGGACACCACTACATTTTGCTGCTGCTCGTGGGAAGATTGGTGTCATGAAAGTTCTACTGGAACACCATGCAGAT CCAAACAAGGTTTCAGAAATTGGAGGTACTCCTCTCTCTGAAACACTTTGTGCCACTGACAAAGGACTACCTGAATCCATTTCATTGAAGTGTGTGAAGCTGCTTGTGGAG GCAGGCGCAGATGTAAATCCTACTAAGACCGCAACTCCTTTGGTGATAGCAGCCACTTATGGCTTAACTGACTGTGTCAAGTACCTGCTGAAGGCTGGTGCTGACCCAAATATCCCACGGAGTTGT TGTGGTACCAAGCCAATACAACTCGCTGCAATCAGTGGAAGCCGGAAGCTTGTGGAGTTACTGTTTCCTTTAACTTCTCCCATTCGATCTTTACCAAACTGGACTGTTGAAGATATCATGGCCCACACCGACTCAAAGCCCTTGAAGCCCACG GTTAAACCTGTTAAAAATACAAAACTTCAGTTGAAAAAGTATGGTGAGGAAGCTGTCAAGAGAAAGGACTATCATGGCGCGTCAATGTTCTACACCGAG GCAATTGAGCTAGATCCTAGTGACGCGACGCTGTATTCAAATAGGAGTCTTTGCCATCTGGAAATGAGTAAAGCAGAGAAGGCTCTGCATGATGCTAACACTTGCATAAGATTGCGCCCTGAATGGATAAAAGGATACTACAGGAAAGGAGCTGCTCTCATGTTGCTCAAG GACTACAAAAAAGCTTGTGATGCATTCATGGCTGGACTGCAGCTGGATCCTGGAAGTGCCGAGATGGAGAAAGCGTTCCG GGGGGCAGTTGAGGCTATGAAGGCAGATCACTTTGCTAGAAAAGGCTTCAAGCCATCCGGTTAG
- the LOC124697000 gene encoding BEL1-like homeodomain protein 11 encodes MVANRLQESSSPPKQAPVAADSTNGPLLRFQEQCGHGCHLPAMADGENALGPLALTLGAPAATGDACRRCSTGDDAPAPVPAMLPEVLRRSRYLRPAQELLRDTVSMGRDVAVNDESEDAGDDAYQEMLATTRRLHGKNGDGVQAKLLGLLSELESRQEHYFQELSRVAASFEPAMGPAATEGYTSLMSQAMSRHFGNLRRSILRKLAAVSMPPAPPTLWVDPDSEEEEDEDDCDYDPARRVCQEDVVSRLARRTKQAAATRAAEQVCRPLRGLPEESVAVLRAWLFDHFLDPYPSDNEKLRLAVSTGLSRRQISNWFINARVRLWKPMIEEMYNDEFSQDSRDYGGAPSS; translated from the exons ATGGTGGCCAATCGCCTCCAAGAAAGCAGCTCCCCGCCGAAGCAAGCCCCTGTCGCCGCCGACAGCACCAACGGCCCGCTGCTGCGTTTCCAGGAGCAGTGCGGCCACGGCTGCCACCTTCCGGCGATGGCGGATGGGGAGAACGCCCTTGGCCCGCTCGCGCTGACCCTCGGGGCCCCAGCGGCAACTGGTGACGCCTGCCGGCGCTGCAGCACGGGCGACGATGCCCCGGCTCCGGTGCCGGCGATGTTGCCGGAGGTACTGCGCCGCTCGCGCTACCTGAGGCCGGCGCAGGAGCTGCTGCGTGACACGGTGTCCATGGGAAGAGACGTGGCCGTCAACGACGAGAGCGAGGATGCTGGCGATGATGCTTACCAGGAAATGCTTGCGACGACCCGCCGGCTCCACGGCAAGAACGGCGACGGCGTGCAGGCCAAGCTCCTCGGTCTTCTCAGCGAG CTGGAGAGCCGGCaggagcactacttccaggagctcaGCCGCGTGGCGGCGTCGTTCGAGCCGGCGATGGGCCCCGCCGCGACAGAAGGGTACACGTCCCTCATGTCGCAGGCCATGTCGCGCCACTTCGGCAACCTGCGCCGCTCCATACTCCGCAAGCTCGCCGCGGTTAGtatgccgccggcgccgccgacgcTGTGGGTGGACCCggacagcgaggaggaggaggacgaggacgactgcGACTACGACCCCGCGCGGCGTGTCTGCCAGGAGGACGTGGTGAGCAGGCTGGCCAGGCGCACCAAGCAGGCCGCGGCGacgcgggcggcggagcaggtcTGCAGGCCGCTCAGGGGCCTGCCGGAGGAGTCCGTGGCCGTGCTCCGGGCCTGGCTCTTCGACCACTTCCTAGATCC GTACCCCAGCGACAACGAGAAGCTCAGGCTGGCCGTGAGCACAGGCTTAAGCAGAAGACAG ATATCCAACTGGTTCATCAACGCACGGGTCCGGCTGTGGAAGCCCATGATCGAGGAGATGTACAACGACGAGTTCTCCCAGGATTCCAGGGACTACGGTGGCGCGCCGTCTTCTTAG